A single Augochlora pura isolate Apur16 chromosome 2, APUR_v2.2.1, whole genome shotgun sequence DNA region contains:
- the LOC144478233 gene encoding uncharacterized protein LOC144478233: MHLLEKWASSDLSKECCPITRVIKANGPDIGRKVKVKATGKTIPSLSNSRHRESTSIPSFGSQPRLSSSSYKPAASSNPPPVRNPPEKKGSDVMRRPLRERLIHLLALRPYKKPELYDRINREGIKERERSIMTTILKQVAFMRDNTYHLQRFVWNDVQEDWLYYTEQEKAMLKRRKPQNLTPPGSSDGGSSGSGQSPNSTHPGSPPAITAPPPSLGAKRPGYYQGNDGLPTKKQRVSRCKKPEPTSGTTSVAMENGRTTVSVGNNNSNSVSGVAVSVAGGSSASGSGGGSGGDAWDQRQHLRDRRGDYRPERTANSDVLRSGSYPASKPCLTPTSDSEENNRTGHRDNVVVASAGSTSHGSNAGSNSATSHNSHSSVAHSNSLSGSSRHYHAAGKTAVAAAAGAVGNGVATVDYVPRSSAATDGGSAASYSGSSNGIDRRDRSDRGERNERNERNERNERNERNERNDRNDRGRGGDKDRDSKKRNTGNPTNSSYNNLTSPDYASTEDTTVTTSTCNLDLPESPKSSEYPDYLTYYTTISSAEQRRRYKAEFNADYEEYRRLHTQVAKVSRRFTQLGERLKQEQRNGNLVEYQEIKRQIVNEYNETKRDPVHRETKRRFHYLHDKLSHIKRLVLEYDTQNCGGSMESSSTANTDGSNEIKEIDSLHY, translated from the exons atgcatttattggAGAAATGGGCAAGCTCAGACTTGAGCAAGGAATGTTGTCCAAT TACCAGGGTCATCAAGGCGAATGGACCGGACATCGGACGGAAGGTGAAGGTGAAAGCGACCGGAAAAACCATACCGTCTCTATCGAACTCGAGGCATCGGGAATCGACGAGCATTCCATCATTCGGCAGCCAGCCCAGACTGTCGTCTTCCTCTTACAAACCAGCCGCTAGTAGTAATCCACCGCCAGTGCGGAATCCGCCCGAGAAGAAGGGCTCTGATGTCATGCGCAGGCCGTTGAG GGAAAGGCTTATCCATCTCCTTGCTTTGAGGCCATACAAAAAACCTGAGCTGTACGACCGCATAAACAGAG AGGGTATAAAGGAACGGGAGCGTAGCATCATGACGACGATTCTGAAGCAGGTGGCGTTCATGAGGGATAACACGTATCATCTGCAGAGGTTCGTGTGGAACGATGTTCAAGAAGACTGGCTTTATTACACCGAACAGGAGAAGGCTATGTTAAAGAGGAGGAAACCTCAGAATCTTACACCACCTGGTTCCAGTGACGGTGGATCCAGCG GTAGCGGACAGTCGCCGAATTCCACTCATCCAGGTTCACCTCCGGCGATCACGGCACCGCCTCCGTCACTGGGTGCGAAACGGCCCGGCTACTACCAGGGTAACGACGGTCTGCCGACGAAGAAGCAGCGCGTGTCACGCTGCAAGAAGCCGGAGCCGACCTCCGGTACGACGTCGGTCGCCATGGAAAATGGAAGGACGACTGTTAGTGTGGGcaacaataatagtaacagtGTGAGTGGAGTCGCTGTTAGTGTTGCCGGTGGTAGTAGTGCTAGTGGCAGTGGTGGTGGCAGCGGTGGTGACGCTTGGGACCAGAGGCAGCATCTGCGTGATCGTCGCGGCGATTACCGGCCGGAAAGAACAGCGAACAGTGATGTGCTACGTAGTGGCAGCTATCCAGCCAGTAAACCGTGCTTGACGCCGACCAGTGACAGTGAGGAGAACAACCGGACCGGTCACCGGGACAACGTGGTCGTCGCGAGCGCCGGGTCCACCTCTCACGGGAGCAACGCCGGCAGCAACTCAGCCACCAGCCATAATTCTCATAGTAGTGTAGCCCATAGTAATTCGTTGAGCGGCAGCAGCCGTCACTACCATGCCGCCGGGAAGACGgcagtggcggcggcggccggtgCTGTTGGCAACGGGGTGGCGACGGTGGATTACGTGCCGCGTTCAAGTGCCGCGACTGACGGTGGTAGTGCAGCTAGTTACAGTGGTAGTTCGAACGGCATAGACAGGAGAGATAGGAGCGACAGGGGCGAGAGGAACGAGAGGAACGAAAGGAACGAGAGAAACGAGAGGAATGAGAGGAACGAGAGGAACGATAGGAACGATAGAGGACGAGGCGGTGACAAGGACCGGGACTCGAAGAAGAGAAACACCGGCAACCCTACCAACTCATCCTATAACAACCTGACTAGTCCTGATTACGCTAGCACCGAGGACACCACTGTCACCACCTCCACATGCAACCTCGACCTGCCGGAGAGCCCTAAATCATCTGAGTATCCGGACTACCTCAC gTACTACACGACAATAAGCAGCGCGGAACAGAGAAGACGTTACAAGGCGGAGTTCAATGCGGATTACGAGGAATATCGAAGGTTGCACACTCAAGTAGCAAAGGTCTCGAGACGATTCACGCAACTTGGGGAACGATTGAAGCAAGAACAGAGAAATGGCAACTTGGTCGAATATCAG GAAATAAAACGGCAAATCGTGAACGAGtataacgaaacgaaacgtgaCCCTGTGCATAGGGAAACGAAACGTCGGTTCCACTATCTCCACGACAAACTGAGCCACATCAAGCGGTTGGTCCTTGAGTACGATACGCAGAACTGCGGCGGCAGCATGGAGTCTTCGTCCACCGCCAATACCGATGGTAGCAACGAAATCAAGGAGATCGACAGTTTGCACTACTGA